From the Tribolium castaneum strain GA2 chromosome 2, icTriCast1.1, whole genome shotgun sequence genome, one window contains:
- the LOC655083 gene encoding RISC-loading complex subunit tarbp2 isoform X3, giving the protein MFVPPPVEQQFRMDPNMTLLHSSSQIHNVHPRRKNNRNTLHGMQAERLSLSEEAKLEMASLPTKTPVSVLQELLSRRGATPKYELVQIEGAIHEPIFRYRVFINNDLVATGTGRSKKDAKHAAAKNLLDVLVGKQSPEQANASNGTPGANDITAQVVSPFDDKVMGNPIGWLQEMCMSRRWPPPSYEMEHEEGLPHERQFTIACQVLKFKEVGTGKSKKLAKRMAAHKMWQALQDMPLEGNNLPQGYDDDEENIVLNSKDFNFIQFLHEIASEQQFEVTYVDIEEKALSGKSQCLVQLSTLPVAVCYGAGATPKEAQSAAALNALEYLRIMSKK; this is encoded by the exons ATGTTTGTACCTCCGCCAGTTGAACAg CAATTTCGCATGGACCCAAATATGACGCTTCTGCATTCCTCAAGTCAAATACACAACGTCCATCCTAGGAGGAAAAACAACAGAAATACTTTACACGGAATGCAGGCTGAACGCTTGTCTCTGAGCGAAGAGGCTAAATTG GAGATGGCGTCGTTGCCGACCAAAACTCCTGTTTCAGTACTTCAGGAGTTATTAAGTCGTCGTGGGGCGACGCCTAAGTACGAACTAGTCCAAATCGAGGGGGCTATTCACGAACCTATATTCCGCTACAGGGTGTTTATTAATAACGATTTGGTTGCTACTGGAACAGGGAGGTCGAAAAAAGACGCCAAACACGCTGCTGCGAAGAATCTGCTTGATGTTTTGGTCGGCAAACAGAGTCCAGAACAAGCCAACGCTTCTAACGGGACTCCCGGAGCCAACGATAT TACAGCTCAAGTGGTGTCTCCGTTTGATGATAAAGTTATGGGGAACCCTATCGGTTGGCTCCAGGAGATGTGCATGTCTCGGAGATGGCCTCCACCGTCCTATGAGATGGAACATGAGGAAGGTCTTCCACACGAACGCCAGTTCACGATAGCTTGTCAAGTGTTAAAATTCAAAGAAGTCGGTACTGgcaagtcaaaaaaattagctAAAAGAATGGCAGCACACAAAATGTGGCAGGCCCTGCAAGATATGCCTCTAGAGGGCAATAATCTGCCGCAAGGTTACGACGACGATGAAGAG AACATAGTTCTCAACAGCAAAGACTTCAACTTCATTCAGTTTTTGCATGAAATTGCGTCCGAGCAACAATTTGAAGTAACTTATGTCGATATAGAGGAGAAAGCACTATCTGGCAAAAGTCAGTGCTTAGTACAGCTTTCTACATTACCGGTAGCGGTGTGTTACGGTGCCGGAGCGACACCGAAGGAAGCGCAATCAGCGGCTGCTTTGAATGCACTCGAATATTTAAGAATAATGAGCAAGAAGTGA
- the LOC655083 gene encoding RISC-loading complex subunit tarbp2 isoform X1: MFVPPPVEQQFRMDPNMTLLHSSSQIHNVHPRRKNNRNTLHGMQAERLSLSEEAKLEMASLPTKTPVSVLQELLSRRGATPKYELVQIEGAIHEPIFRYRVFINNDLVATGTGRSKKDAKHAAAKNLLDVLVGKQSPEQANASNGTPGANDITAQVVSPFDDKVMGNPIGWLQEMCMSRRWPPPSYEMEHEEGLPHERQFTIACQVLKFKEVGTGKSKKLAKRMAAHKMWQALQDMPLEGNNLPQGYDDDEELAAKMCNLQGRYSGLKDSKIPTLNIQHTQKVSQFHKALKQSNGPKLKELQNIVLNSKDFNFIQFLHEIASEQQFEVTYVDIEEKALSGKSQCLVQLSTLPVAVCYGAGATPKEAQSAAALNALEYLRIMSKK; the protein is encoded by the exons ATGTTTGTACCTCCGCCAGTTGAACAg CAATTTCGCATGGACCCAAATATGACGCTTCTGCATTCCTCAAGTCAAATACACAACGTCCATCCTAGGAGGAAAAACAACAGAAATACTTTACACGGAATGCAGGCTGAACGCTTGTCTCTGAGCGAAGAGGCTAAATTG GAGATGGCGTCGTTGCCGACCAAAACTCCTGTTTCAGTACTTCAGGAGTTATTAAGTCGTCGTGGGGCGACGCCTAAGTACGAACTAGTCCAAATCGAGGGGGCTATTCACGAACCTATATTCCGCTACAGGGTGTTTATTAATAACGATTTGGTTGCTACTGGAACAGGGAGGTCGAAAAAAGACGCCAAACACGCTGCTGCGAAGAATCTGCTTGATGTTTTGGTCGGCAAACAGAGTCCAGAACAAGCCAACGCTTCTAACGGGACTCCCGGAGCCAACGATAT TACAGCTCAAGTGGTGTCTCCGTTTGATGATAAAGTTATGGGGAACCCTATCGGTTGGCTCCAGGAGATGTGCATGTCTCGGAGATGGCCTCCACCGTCCTATGAGATGGAACATGAGGAAGGTCTTCCACACGAACGCCAGTTCACGATAGCTTGTCAAGTGTTAAAATTCAAAGAAGTCGGTACTGgcaagtcaaaaaaattagctAAAAGAATGGCAGCACACAAAATGTGGCAGGCCCTGCAAGATATGCCTCTAGAGGGCAATAATCTGCCGCAAGGTTACGACGACGATGAAGAG TTGGCGGCGAAAATGTGTAACTTACAAGGACGCTACAGTGGTCTGAAAGATAGTAAAATACCGACACTCAACATACAACACACCCAAAAGGTGTCACAGTTTCACAAAGCCCTCAAGCAGTCCAATGGGCCGAAGCTAAAGGAGTTGCAG AACATAGTTCTCAACAGCAAAGACTTCAACTTCATTCAGTTTTTGCATGAAATTGCGTCCGAGCAACAATTTGAAGTAACTTATGTCGATATAGAGGAGAAAGCACTATCTGGCAAAAGTCAGTGCTTAGTACAGCTTTCTACATTACCGGTAGCGGTGTGTTACGGTGCCGGAGCGACACCGAAGGAAGCGCAATCAGCGGCTGCTTTGAATGCACTCGAATATTTAAGAATAATGAGCAAGAAGTGA
- the LOC655083 gene encoding RISC-loading complex subunit tarbp2 isoform X2, with protein MDPNMTLLHSSSQIHNVHPRRKNNRNTLHGMQAERLSLSEEAKLEMASLPTKTPVSVLQELLSRRGATPKYELVQIEGAIHEPIFRYRVFINNDLVATGTGRSKKDAKHAAAKNLLDVLVGKQSPEQANASNGTPGANDITAQVVSPFDDKVMGNPIGWLQEMCMSRRWPPPSYEMEHEEGLPHERQFTIACQVLKFKEVGTGKSKKLAKRMAAHKMWQALQDMPLEGNNLPQGYDDDEELAAKMCNLQGRYSGLKDSKIPTLNIQHTQKVSQFHKALKQSNGPKLKELQNIVLNSKDFNFIQFLHEIASEQQFEVTYVDIEEKALSGKSQCLVQLSTLPVAVCYGAGATPKEAQSAAALNALEYLRIMSKK; from the exons ATGGACCCAAATATGACGCTTCTGCATTCCTCAAGTCAAATACACAACGTCCATCCTAGGAGGAAAAACAACAGAAATACTTTACACGGAATGCAGGCTGAACGCTTGTCTCTGAGCGAAGAGGCTAAATTG GAGATGGCGTCGTTGCCGACCAAAACTCCTGTTTCAGTACTTCAGGAGTTATTAAGTCGTCGTGGGGCGACGCCTAAGTACGAACTAGTCCAAATCGAGGGGGCTATTCACGAACCTATATTCCGCTACAGGGTGTTTATTAATAACGATTTGGTTGCTACTGGAACAGGGAGGTCGAAAAAAGACGCCAAACACGCTGCTGCGAAGAATCTGCTTGATGTTTTGGTCGGCAAACAGAGTCCAGAACAAGCCAACGCTTCTAACGGGACTCCCGGAGCCAACGATAT TACAGCTCAAGTGGTGTCTCCGTTTGATGATAAAGTTATGGGGAACCCTATCGGTTGGCTCCAGGAGATGTGCATGTCTCGGAGATGGCCTCCACCGTCCTATGAGATGGAACATGAGGAAGGTCTTCCACACGAACGCCAGTTCACGATAGCTTGTCAAGTGTTAAAATTCAAAGAAGTCGGTACTGgcaagtcaaaaaaattagctAAAAGAATGGCAGCACACAAAATGTGGCAGGCCCTGCAAGATATGCCTCTAGAGGGCAATAATCTGCCGCAAGGTTACGACGACGATGAAGAG TTGGCGGCGAAAATGTGTAACTTACAAGGACGCTACAGTGGTCTGAAAGATAGTAAAATACCGACACTCAACATACAACACACCCAAAAGGTGTCACAGTTTCACAAAGCCCTCAAGCAGTCCAATGGGCCGAAGCTAAAGGAGTTGCAG AACATAGTTCTCAACAGCAAAGACTTCAACTTCATTCAGTTTTTGCATGAAATTGCGTCCGAGCAACAATTTGAAGTAACTTATGTCGATATAGAGGAGAAAGCACTATCTGGCAAAAGTCAGTGCTTAGTACAGCTTTCTACATTACCGGTAGCGGTGTGTTACGGTGCCGGAGCGACACCGAAGGAAGCGCAATCAGCGGCTGCTTTGAATGCACTCGAATATTTAAGAATAATGAGCAAGAAGTGA